A region from the Flavobacteriales bacterium genome encodes:
- a CDS encoding amidohydrolase — MPDLRVTLVQSMLHWEDAEANRAMFAEKLAVLKGTTDLIVLPEMFTTGFSMRSTDLAEPMSGATVAWMKEQAKATNAALYGSVIIADDGKRFNRGLFLTPEGQVTTYDKRHLFRFAGETEHYSAGKGRVVVEWRGWRLLLQVCFDLRFPVFARDRGDYDAIVYVANWPEARRYPWSQLLIARAIENQCYVVGVNRVGMDGKGNHYSGDSVVIDPRGQIFAQVEPSQEGTATATFERNALADFREKFPVSKEADEFNLEL; from the coding sequence ATGCCGGATCTGAGGGTGACACTTGTGCAGAGCATGCTCCACTGGGAGGATGCGGAAGCGAACCGTGCGATGTTCGCGGAGAAGCTCGCCGTGCTGAAGGGGACGACCGACCTCATCGTCCTGCCGGAGATGTTCACTACGGGCTTCAGCATGCGCAGCACCGACCTGGCTGAACCCATGAGCGGAGCGACCGTAGCGTGGATGAAGGAGCAGGCCAAGGCGACCAATGCCGCGCTGTACGGCAGCGTCATTATCGCTGATGATGGCAAGCGCTTCAACCGCGGGCTGTTCCTCACCCCGGAGGGACAAGTCACGACCTACGACAAGCGCCACCTCTTCCGGTTCGCTGGCGAGACCGAGCACTACAGTGCGGGGAAGGGACGCGTGGTTGTGGAATGGCGCGGATGGCGTCTGCTACTTCAGGTCTGTTTCGATCTGCGCTTTCCGGTTTTCGCACGCGATCGCGGGGACTACGACGCCATCGTGTACGTTGCCAACTGGCCCGAGGCGCGCCGATACCCCTGGAGCCAGCTCCTCATCGCACGTGCCATTGAGAACCAGTGCTACGTGGTCGGCGTGAACCGGGTGGGCATGGACGGCAAAGGCAATCACTACTCAGGTGATAGTGTCGTCATCGACCCGCGCGGACAGATCTTCGCTCAAGTCGAACCATCGCAAGAAGGAACGGCGACGGCCACCTTTGAACGGAACGCGCTTGCTGACTTCCGCGAGAAGTTCCCGGTGAGCAAAGAGGCCGACGAATTCAACCTGGAGCTCTAG
- the galE gene encoding UDP-glucose 4-epimerase GalE, which produces MRVIITGGAGFIGSHTAVELAVAGFEPVLIDDLRNSQERAIEGISRIIGRKPEVHLIDCGREDLLDEVFAAGPVHGVIHFAADKSVPESVADPLKYYQNNIGSTAALMRVMASYGVKNLVFSSSCTVYGQPDKSPVTELMPIGNVNSPYGYTKVVCERMVQDAVAADRDWRGVILRYFNPVGAHPSAHIGELPIGVPMNLVPYITQTAAGERKQLTVHGNDYATPDGSCIRDYIHVVDLAQAHVRALQWMIGRSAPLCEVFNLGTGKGNSVLEAVNIFKEATGATLPYAIGPRRAGDIEAIWADTTKSREVLGWIPRLSLRDALVDAWRWQRSLAK; this is translated from the coding sequence ATGCGCGTCATCATCACGGGAGGGGCGGGGTTCATCGGTTCGCACACGGCGGTTGAACTGGCGGTGGCCGGGTTCGAGCCGGTGCTCATAGACGATCTCCGCAACTCGCAGGAACGAGCGATCGAAGGCATATCGCGCATCATCGGCCGCAAGCCGGAGGTACATCTGATCGATTGCGGTCGCGAAGACCTGCTGGACGAAGTGTTCGCAGCAGGGCCCGTGCACGGGGTCATCCACTTCGCGGCGGACAAGAGCGTGCCCGAGAGCGTGGCCGACCCGCTGAAGTACTACCAGAACAACATCGGCTCCACGGCGGCGCTCATGCGCGTGATGGCAAGCTACGGGGTGAAGAACCTCGTGTTCTCCTCCTCGTGCACCGTGTACGGACAGCCCGACAAGTCGCCGGTGACGGAACTCATGCCCATCGGCAACGTGAACTCGCCCTATGGCTACACCAAGGTGGTGTGCGAACGGATGGTGCAGGATGCCGTTGCCGCAGACCGCGATTGGCGGGGTGTCATCCTTCGGTACTTCAATCCCGTGGGCGCGCACCCCAGTGCGCACATCGGCGAGCTGCCCATCGGTGTGCCGATGAACCTTGTGCCGTACATCACCCAGACCGCTGCGGGCGAGCGCAAACAGCTCACGGTGCACGGCAACGACTACGCAACACCCGACGGCAGTTGTATCCGCGACTACATCCACGTGGTCGACCTGGCCCAGGCGCATGTCCGAGCGCTGCAATGGATGATCGGTCGGTCAGCGCCTTTGTGCGAGGTGTTCAACCTGGGTACCGGCAAAGGCAACAGCGTGCTGGAGGCGGTGAACATCTTCAAGGAAGCCACCGGAGCAACCCTGCCCTACGCGATCGGCCCCCGCAGAGCAGGTGATATCGAGGCCATCTGGGCAGACACGACCAAGAGCAGGGAAGTGCTGGGGTGGATCCCTCGGCTCTCCTTGCGCGATGCCTTGGTGGATGCATGGCGGTGGCAGCGATCATTGGCCAAGTGA
- a CDS encoding gliding motility-associated C-terminal domain-containing protein: MPVTLAQNAQLPTMGKEFWAGFMRNAYNAQNLRISISSQVATSGTVSIPQQGWSMPFTVTAGGVTNIAVPVTAENVLGDVVGDKGVHIVANDSVSVVATNFQNFSVDGAQILPVGSLGLNYRVDAGPGLIGFNNFYRSEFLIVATENGTQVTITPSVDTDGGHAAGVPYTVDLDAGETYQVMSALETTDLTGTTVVGTVLNGPCRPFAVFGGSMCANVPTGCPACDHIFEQCLPLETWGTDFHTVMLPGMNTYTYRVMADQNATSVTIDNGAPTLLNAGQSLVVNGATTTVCIHADKPVSAAQINEGFNCSGAGDPSMVLLSPQDRLSNKGRWTTMASGQITTHRVAVVMPAAGLGQLQLDGNVVGNGPFQPYAACPGMVHGTVQVSAGVHRLESPVGFLAYAYGWGMGESYGFTIGDRTTPTTPVDTVICASGQVSLQGPAGFTTYEWAFASNPGNILSTQQNFVFTPTSSDTVLCTGTILPSGCQMTESFLVEAVVQPPLSLAASTTTGCTAQPIQLTATLPNPASAIWSWSPANLLNDPTISDPIATVNQSTWFVVEVNTPFGCDGLKDSILVDVDPGNVVSFDIHTNDSILCSGDQVPMNVDVEAVIARDAFNAPPAAFWSSIQGGTTSALCGSITGDALYFDGAGVRSATTVGFDVSSGGSVRFTLKIANGVAPCDDADPGEDVVLEYSTNGGGAWSAAATFNEASYPLFSPVVVPINAAMQSANTMFRLRQLASSGAGQDVWAIDQVLITTWDNTVLDYLWTPAASVSNPTAIEPMAFPAASGHLKVDATDPMTQCMYSDSVYFTVGEMFTLNVTNDSVICAQGQVQLNAVPTAGAGHQFTWLPNNGTLSSTSSASPVANTATTTTYTVTATSPEGCTANESVTITVGNMSNLVVTASDNSVCMGEQVQLNATVTGGANLQFAWSPSASLNNASIANPVATLPGTTTYTVTVTDGLTGCQLTGSTTVTTNVPYVLNATQSDTVCSALGMQLTVVHNVPAPQYQWAPVGFLNAGNIQSPTILVDTSATYVVTVTDANGCAATDTTRIVVAFDDPVQPPAVSICQGQTAVLDAGYPGMDHLWSTNATTQQITVTATGQYTATITDAMGCTAVREFDVTVNPLPVANLGPDVELCGATTHVLNANSPGNDVLWSTTATTQQITVGATNDYWLRITDVNGCENSDTVHVAFHANPVDNLQDATVCSTQQVVLDAGNPGSTFEWNTNATTQTIVAGTSGTYIVEVTTPQNCTLTFDAIVTLVPPAIVDLGNDTTLCAGQPVTLDAGNIGATFLWSSNATTQAISPISSGIYWVDVTNAACTTRDSIEVTFEALPVDNLQDVTACITDVVLLNAGNAGCTYLWSTNATTQTISPTTSNTYSVTVTNAADCSATFDAEVLFVDYPVVDLGPDTVLCEGQVLTLDAGNPGSTFNWSTNATTQTIGVTSTGSYSVAVNNGYCVTTDAINVHFNPSPVSMATHQFFTCLDEDPHHVAIDAGNDGSGFVWSHGDTNQVTLAGAYGWYFVTITNEYDCALADSAVVNEFCPAAIYVPNTFTPNGDGVNDLFIAVGKNIAQLEMQVYDRNGIVLWQTNSPGDGWDGTANGTLLPNDVYVWRMTYRFLEDTNGSLGREIKQMGHVTLLR; this comes from the coding sequence ATGCCCGTCACCTTGGCCCAAAACGCTCAGTTGCCCACCATGGGCAAGGAGTTCTGGGCGGGTTTCATGCGCAACGCGTACAACGCCCAGAACCTGCGCATTTCCATCAGCAGCCAGGTGGCCACCAGTGGTACGGTAAGCATCCCTCAACAGGGGTGGAGCATGCCGTTCACCGTCACGGCAGGTGGCGTGACGAACATCGCGGTGCCCGTCACGGCCGAGAACGTGCTGGGCGATGTGGTAGGCGACAAAGGCGTGCACATCGTTGCCAATGACAGTGTCAGCGTGGTGGCCACCAACTTCCAGAACTTCAGCGTGGACGGTGCGCAGATCCTGCCCGTTGGTTCGCTTGGGCTCAACTACCGTGTGGATGCCGGGCCGGGCCTGATCGGCTTCAACAACTTCTACCGGAGCGAGTTCCTGATCGTCGCAACGGAGAACGGTACGCAAGTGACGATCACACCTTCCGTGGACACCGATGGCGGTCACGCCGCGGGTGTGCCGTACACGGTGGACCTGGATGCCGGCGAGACCTACCAAGTGATGAGCGCTCTGGAGACCACTGACCTGACCGGCACTACGGTGGTAGGAACGGTGCTTAATGGCCCCTGCCGTCCTTTCGCGGTTTTCGGCGGGAGCATGTGCGCCAACGTGCCCACCGGCTGCCCTGCGTGCGATCACATCTTCGAACAATGCCTGCCGCTGGAAACATGGGGCACGGACTTCCACACGGTGATGCTGCCCGGCATGAACACGTACACCTACCGCGTAATGGCCGACCAGAACGCAACCAGCGTAACGATCGACAACGGTGCGCCCACCTTGCTCAACGCAGGCCAGAGCCTTGTGGTGAACGGAGCGACCACCACCGTCTGTATCCATGCCGACAAACCCGTGAGCGCCGCGCAGATCAATGAAGGTTTCAACTGCAGCGGTGCCGGCGACCCGAGCATGGTGCTCCTTTCGCCACAAGACCGGCTGAGCAACAAGGGCCGTTGGACGACCATGGCCAGCGGACAGATCACCACGCACCGCGTGGCCGTGGTGATGCCGGCTGCAGGGCTTGGCCAGTTGCAATTGGACGGGAACGTCGTCGGCAACGGCCCGTTCCAGCCTTACGCGGCGTGCCCCGGTATGGTGCATGGCACCGTGCAAGTAAGCGCTGGCGTGCACCGCTTGGAGTCGCCTGTGGGCTTCCTGGCCTACGCTTATGGCTGGGGCATGGGCGAGAGCTACGGGTTCACCATCGGGGATCGCACCACGCCCACCACGCCCGTTGACACCGTGATCTGCGCAAGCGGACAAGTCAGCTTGCAGGGGCCCGCTGGTTTCACCACGTACGAATGGGCTTTCGCCAGCAATCCCGGCAACATCCTCAGCACGCAGCAGAACTTCGTCTTCACGCCCACCAGCAGCGATACCGTGCTGTGCACCGGCACGATCCTGCCGAGCGGCTGCCAGATGACCGAGAGCTTCCTGGTGGAAGCCGTTGTGCAACCGCCGCTGTCGCTTGCAGCAAGCACCACCACGGGCTGCACCGCACAACCGATCCAGCTCACTGCCACATTGCCCAACCCTGCCAGCGCCATCTGGAGCTGGAGCCCTGCCAACCTGCTCAATGACCCCACCATCAGCGATCCGATCGCCACGGTGAACCAGAGCACCTGGTTCGTGGTGGAGGTGAACACGCCGTTCGGTTGCGATGGTTTGAAGGACAGCATCCTGGTGGACGTGGATCCCGGCAACGTGGTTTCGTTCGACATCCACACGAACGACAGCATACTGTGCAGTGGCGACCAGGTACCGATGAACGTTGACGTGGAGGCCGTGATCGCACGCGATGCCTTCAACGCGCCACCAGCGGCGTTCTGGAGCAGTATCCAAGGCGGCACGACCTCCGCGCTGTGCGGCAGCATCACCGGCGATGCGCTCTACTTCGACGGAGCCGGTGTGCGTAGTGCCACCACCGTCGGGTTCGACGTGTCGAGCGGTGGCTCGGTGCGGTTCACCCTGAAGATCGCGAACGGCGTTGCGCCATGCGATGATGCCGATCCCGGCGAGGATGTGGTGCTCGAGTACTCGACCAACGGTGGTGGTGCATGGAGCGCGGCGGCCACGTTCAATGAGGCCAGCTATCCGCTTTTTTCCCCCGTGGTAGTGCCCATCAACGCTGCCATGCAAAGCGCGAACACGATGTTCCGGCTGAGGCAGCTCGCAAGCAGTGGTGCAGGCCAGGATGTCTGGGCCATCGACCAAGTGCTCATCACCACCTGGGACAACACCGTGCTCGACTATTTGTGGACCCCAGCCGCCAGCGTGAGCAACCCTACTGCCATCGAGCCAATGGCGTTCCCGGCCGCATCGGGCCATCTCAAGGTGGATGCGACGGATCCCATGACCCAGTGCATGTACAGCGATTCGGTGTACTTCACCGTGGGTGAGATGTTCACGCTGAACGTGACGAACGACTCAGTGATCTGTGCACAGGGGCAAGTGCAGCTGAACGCTGTACCAACGGCCGGAGCAGGCCATCAGTTCACCTGGCTGCCGAACAACGGCACACTGAGCAGTACCTCCAGCGCATCGCCGGTCGCCAATACCGCAACCACTACCACCTACACGGTGACGGCCACGAGCCCCGAGGGTTGCACGGCGAACGAAAGCGTGACCATCACCGTGGGCAACATGAGCAACCTGGTGGTGACGGCCAGCGACAACAGCGTTTGCATGGGTGAGCAAGTGCAGTTGAACGCCACCGTGACCGGCGGCGCCAACCTGCAATTCGCATGGTCGCCATCGGCATCATTGAACAACGCGAGCATCGCCAACCCGGTTGCAACATTGCCTGGCACAACCACCTACACGGTGACCGTGACGGACGGCCTGACCGGTTGCCAGCTAACGGGCAGCACCACGGTGACGACCAACGTTCCCTATGTGCTGAACGCAACACAAAGCGATACCGTTTGCAGTGCCCTGGGCATGCAACTAACCGTGGTGCACAACGTCCCGGCACCGCAATACCAATGGGCGCCGGTGGGCTTCCTCAATGCAGGCAACATCCAGAGCCCCACGATCCTGGTGGACACCTCAGCGACTTACGTGGTGACGGTGACGGACGCGAACGGGTGCGCCGCCACCGACACAACACGCATTGTTGTAGCCTTCGATGATCCGGTGCAGCCCCCCGCTGTTTCCATCTGTCAGGGGCAAACCGCAGTGCTCGACGCTGGTTATCCAGGTATGGACCACTTGTGGAGCACGAACGCCACCACCCAGCAGATCACGGTCACCGCCACGGGGCAATACACCGCTACGATCACCGATGCCATGGGCTGCACCGCAGTGCGCGAGTTCGACGTAACGGTGAACCCTTTGCCAGTTGCGAACCTTGGACCCGACGTTGAGCTCTGCGGCGCAACAACGCATGTGCTGAACGCGAACAGTCCGGGGAACGATGTGCTCTGGAGCACCACGGCAACAACGCAACAGATCACGGTGGGGGCCACGAACGACTACTGGTTGCGCATCACCGATGTGAACGGTTGTGAGAACAGCGACACCGTGCATGTGGCCTTCCATGCCAACCCGGTGGACAACCTGCAGGATGCTACGGTGTGCAGTACACAGCAAGTGGTGCTCGACGCCGGGAATCCCGGCAGCACGTTCGAATGGAACACCAACGCGACCACGCAGACCATCGTAGCGGGCACAAGCGGCACCTACATCGTGGAAGTCACGACACCACAGAACTGTACGCTCACCTTCGACGCCATTGTGACCCTGGTTCCGCCCGCCATCGTGGACCTCGGCAACGACACCACGCTATGCGCCGGACAGCCCGTGACTTTGGACGCGGGCAACATAGGCGCAACATTCCTGTGGAGCAGCAACGCCACAACACAGGCGATCTCCCCGATCAGCTCGGGGATCTACTGGGTGGATGTGACCAACGCCGCTTGCACCACCCGCGACAGCATCGAAGTGACGTTCGAGGCCTTGCCCGTGGACAACCTGCAGGACGTTACCGCCTGCATCACCGACGTTGTGCTGCTGAACGCAGGCAACGCGGGCTGCACCTATCTGTGGAGCACGAACGCCACCACGCAGACCATCAGCCCCACCACGAGCAACACGTACAGCGTTACGGTCACCAATGCCGCTGATTGCAGCGCAACCTTCGATGCCGAAGTCCTGTTCGTCGACTACCCCGTGGTGGACCTTGGCCCTGATACCGTGCTATGCGAGGGCCAAGTGCTGACGCTTGATGCCGGGAATCCCGGATCAACCTTCAACTGGAGCACGAACGCGACGACGCAGACCATTGGCGTGACCTCCACAGGCAGCTACTCGGTGGCCGTGAACAACGGCTATTGTGTGACCACGGATGCCATCAACGTGCACTTCAACCCCAGCCCGGTGAGCATGGCCACTCACCAGTTCTTCACCTGCTTGGACGAAGACCCACACCACGTGGCCATAGATGCCGGTAATGACGGCAGCGGCTTCGTTTGGAGCCATGGAGATACGAACCAAGTGACCTTGGCCGGGGCATATGGCTGGTACTTCGTCACCATCACCAACGAGTACGATTGTGCATTGGCCGACAGCGCCGTGGTGAACGAGTTCTGCCCGGCCGCCATCTATGTCCCCAACACCTTCACGCCGAACGGCGATGGGGTGAACGACCTGTTCATTGCTGTCGGCAAGAACATTGCCCAATTGGAGATGCAGGTGTACGACCGCAACGGCATCGTGCTCTGGCAGACGAACAGCCCCGGCGATGGTTGGGACGGCACGGCGAACGGCACGCTGTTGCCCAACGATGTGTACGTGTGGCGCATGACATACCGGTTCCTGGAGGACACCAATGGTTCTCTGGGCCGCGAGATCAAGCAGATGGGCCATGTGACCCTGCTGCGCTAG
- a CDS encoding methionine aminotransferase, which yields MTKQVSKLPHVGTTIFTVMSKLAAECGAINLSQGFPDFPIDDKLSELVNAAMKAGHNQYAPMPGLPTLREAISSKVYRLYGFRYDPETEVTVASGGTQAIFTAIGAVVHPGDEVIIVDPAYDCYSPTVELFGGKPVHVRLGNDMKFDADAVQAAITPRTRMLMVNTPHNPAGTILRDADMKRIVEMLRGTDIILLSDEVYEHLVFDGEPHASAVNYPELRERAFVIFSFGKVFHTTGWKMGYALAPMELMTEFRKVHQFNVFSANTPIQHALAAYMMEPSNYEAVPTFYQAKRDRFAKGLAKSRFKLLPCEGSYFQTADYSAISSENDMAFAQRVTREFGVATIPLSPFYKEPPKDQHLLRFCFAKQDATLDAAIEKLCRI from the coding sequence ATGACCAAGCAAGTGAGCAAGCTGCCCCATGTCGGCACCACCATCTTCACGGTGATGAGCAAGCTGGCGGCCGAGTGCGGCGCCATCAACCTCAGCCAAGGCTTTCCGGATTTCCCCATTGATGACAAGCTGAGCGAGCTGGTGAACGCGGCCATGAAGGCCGGTCACAACCAGTACGCACCCATGCCCGGACTGCCGACACTGCGAGAAGCGATCAGCAGCAAGGTGTACCGCCTCTACGGTTTCCGATATGACCCGGAGACGGAAGTCACGGTGGCGTCAGGGGGCACACAAGCCATTTTCACCGCCATAGGTGCCGTGGTGCACCCCGGCGATGAGGTCATCATCGTGGATCCTGCGTACGACTGCTACTCGCCCACGGTGGAGTTGTTCGGTGGCAAGCCGGTGCATGTGCGGTTGGGGAATGACATGAAGTTCGATGCGGATGCCGTGCAGGCGGCCATCACACCTCGCACACGCATGCTCATGGTCAACACGCCACATAACCCCGCGGGGACGATCCTGCGCGATGCCGATATGAAGCGCATCGTGGAGATGCTTCGCGGCACGGACATCATCCTGCTGAGCGACGAGGTGTACGAGCACCTGGTCTTCGATGGAGAACCACATGCTTCGGCGGTCAACTACCCCGAACTGCGCGAACGCGCCTTCGTGATCTTCAGCTTCGGCAAGGTGTTCCATACCACCGGCTGGAAGATGGGCTATGCGCTGGCGCCGATGGAGCTGATGACCGAGTTCAGGAAGGTGCACCAGTTCAACGTCTTCAGCGCGAACACGCCGATCCAACACGCGCTGGCCGCCTACATGATGGAACCATCGAACTACGAGGCCGTTCCCACCTTCTACCAGGCCAAGCGCGATCGGTTTGCGAAGGGCCTGGCAAAGTCGCGGTTCAAACTGCTGCCCTGTGAAGGCTCTTACTTCCAGACCGCCGACTACAGCGCCATCAGCAGTGAGAATGATATGGCCTTTGCGCAGCGCGTGACACGCGAGTTCGGCGTGGCCACCATTCCACTCTCACCGTTCTACAAAGAGCCGCCCAAGGACCAGCACCTCCTTCGTTTCTGCTTCGCCAAGCAGGACGCTACCTTGGACGCAGCCATTGAGAAGCTATGCCGGATCTGA